The proteins below come from a single Dermacentor albipictus isolate Rhodes 1998 colony chromosome 7, USDA_Dalb.pri_finalv2, whole genome shotgun sequence genomic window:
- the LOC135896617 gene encoding uncharacterized protein isoform X1 — MLRAPVFLAVLSAALMAAGGTPNHFGGIRTPFGIMGTPADCKLAATARMASCYAKDQNCPVPVDLKVADGSDAAAEQAVAEGAAAESSCPLPPAVEHNGDDVVVTGSPVPQLTRRAKFRWDAKSRPPAVYSALQAADCPDAAAEQAVAEGAAAESFCPLRLTRRKKFRWDADARPPYRSRDSIMCEEEGGVIYRCGVDGDEEGIDTSRCTIRRVNCPAVIPHGVDMNLRLFLAGQFAKFFCMAAARPRVSGPDNANTPEDLSWFAPKFSDQAFAFYRNSSVAGGSTEDCEALFVSYAISVELSDIFSFGR, encoded by the exons ATGCTGCGAGCTCCAGTGTTCCTGGCGGTGCTGTCCGCGGCCCTAATGGCCGCCGGCGGCACGCCTAACCACTTCGGCGGCATACGTACGCCCTTCGGCATCATGGGAACCCCGGCCGATTGCAAGTTGGCCGCCACGGCCAGGATGGCCTCGTGCTACGCGAAAGACCAAAACTGCCCGGTCCCCGTTGACCTGAAG GTTGCCGACGGTTCAGACGCAGCCGCAGAGCAAGCCGTGGCCGAGGGAGCAGCCGCCGAGTCGTCCTGCCCGCTGCCGCCGGCGGTCGAACACAACGGCGACGATGTCGTTGTTACCGGTAGCCCGGTCCCGCAGCTGACCAGGCGCGCAAAGTTCCGTTGGGACGCCAAGTCTAGGCCGCCCGCTGTATACTCTGCGCTGCAGGCTGCCGACTGTCCAGACGCAGCCGCAGAGCAAGCCGTGGCCGAGGGAGCAGCCGCCGAGTCGTTCTGCCCGCTACGGCTGACCAGGCGCAAAAAGTTCCGTTGGGACGCCGATGCTAGGCCGCCCTACCGTTCGCGTGATAGTATTATGTGTGAAGAAGAGGGCGGGGTCATTTACCGCTGTGGCGTCGACGGCGATGAGGAGGGCATCGACACGTCGAGGTGCACCATACGCAGGGTTAACTGCCCCGCCGTTATCCCGCACGGCGTCGATATGAACCTCCGGCTGTTTTTGGCGGGGCAGTTCGCCAAGTTCTTCTGCATGGCGGCCGCGCGACCACGCGTGTCCGGCCCGGACAACGCCAACACGCCCGAGGACTTGAG CTGGTTCGCGCCCAAGTTCAGCGACCAGGCTTTCGCCTTCTACAGGAATTCGTCCGTTGCCGGAGGATCGACCGAAGACTGCGAGGCCCTGTTCGTCAGCTACGCGATAAGTGTGGAGCTGTCGGATATCTTCAGCTTTGGTCGATAA
- the LOC135896617 gene encoding uncharacterized protein isoform X3: MLPRMLPYTPLLSCAETVADGSDAAAEQAVAEGAAAESSCPLPPAVEHNGDDVVVTGSPVPQLTRRAKFRWDAKSRPPAVYSALQAADCPDAAAEQAVAEGAAAESFCPLRLTRRKKFRWDADARPPYRSRDSIMCEEEGGVIYRCGVDGDEEGIDTSRCTIRRVNCPAVIPHGVDMNLRLFLAGQFAKFFCMAAARPRVSGPDNANTPEDLSWFAPKFSDQAFAFYRNSSVAGGSTEDCEALFVSYAISVELSDIFSFGR; the protein is encoded by the exons ATGCTGCCTCGTATGCTGCCTTACACTCCACTTCTCTCATGCGCGGAAACA GTTGCCGACGGTTCAGACGCAGCCGCAGAGCAAGCCGTGGCCGAGGGAGCAGCCGCCGAGTCGTCCTGCCCGCTGCCGCCGGCGGTCGAACACAACGGCGACGATGTCGTTGTTACCGGTAGCCCGGTCCCGCAGCTGACCAGGCGCGCAAAGTTCCGTTGGGACGCCAAGTCTAGGCCGCCCGCTGTATACTCTGCGCTGCAGGCTGCCGACTGTCCAGACGCAGCCGCAGAGCAAGCCGTGGCCGAGGGAGCAGCCGCCGAGTCGTTCTGCCCGCTACGGCTGACCAGGCGCAAAAAGTTCCGTTGGGACGCCGATGCTAGGCCGCCCTACCGTTCGCGTGATAGTATTATGTGTGAAGAAGAGGGCGGGGTCATTTACCGCTGTGGCGTCGACGGCGATGAGGAGGGCATCGACACGTCGAGGTGCACCATACGCAGGGTTAACTGCCCCGCCGTTATCCCGCACGGCGTCGATATGAACCTCCGGCTGTTTTTGGCGGGGCAGTTCGCCAAGTTCTTCTGCATGGCGGCCGCGCGACCACGCGTGTCCGGCCCGGACAACGCCAACACGCCCGAGGACTTGAG CTGGTTCGCGCCCAAGTTCAGCGACCAGGCTTTCGCCTTCTACAGGAATTCGTCCGTTGCCGGAGGATCGACCGAAGACTGCGAGGCCCTGTTCGTCAGCTACGCGATAAGTGTGGAGCTGTCGGATATCTTCAGCTTTGGTCGATAA
- the LOC135896617 gene encoding uncharacterized protein isoform X2, with amino-acid sequence MYRLYALVCCLVCCLTLHFSHARKQLVADGSDAAAEQAVAEGAAAESSCPLPPAVEHNGDDVVVTGSPVPQLTRRAKFRWDAKSRPPAVYSALQAADCPDAAAEQAVAEGAAAESFCPLRLTRRKKFRWDADARPPYRSRDSIMCEEEGGVIYRCGVDGDEEGIDTSRCTIRRVNCPAVIPHGVDMNLRLFLAGQFAKFFCMAAARPRVSGPDNANTPEDLSWFAPKFSDQAFAFYRNSSVAGGSTEDCEALFVSYAISVELSDIFSFGR; translated from the exons ATGTATCGACTGTACGCCCTCGTATGCTGCCTCGTATGCTGCCTTACACTCCACTTCTCTCATGCGCGGAAACAGTTG GTTGCCGACGGTTCAGACGCAGCCGCAGAGCAAGCCGTGGCCGAGGGAGCAGCCGCCGAGTCGTCCTGCCCGCTGCCGCCGGCGGTCGAACACAACGGCGACGATGTCGTTGTTACCGGTAGCCCGGTCCCGCAGCTGACCAGGCGCGCAAAGTTCCGTTGGGACGCCAAGTCTAGGCCGCCCGCTGTATACTCTGCGCTGCAGGCTGCCGACTGTCCAGACGCAGCCGCAGAGCAAGCCGTGGCCGAGGGAGCAGCCGCCGAGTCGTTCTGCCCGCTACGGCTGACCAGGCGCAAAAAGTTCCGTTGGGACGCCGATGCTAGGCCGCCCTACCGTTCGCGTGATAGTATTATGTGTGAAGAAGAGGGCGGGGTCATTTACCGCTGTGGCGTCGACGGCGATGAGGAGGGCATCGACACGTCGAGGTGCACCATACGCAGGGTTAACTGCCCCGCCGTTATCCCGCACGGCGTCGATATGAACCTCCGGCTGTTTTTGGCGGGGCAGTTCGCCAAGTTCTTCTGCATGGCGGCCGCGCGACCACGCGTGTCCGGCCCGGACAACGCCAACACGCCCGAGGACTTGAG CTGGTTCGCGCCCAAGTTCAGCGACCAGGCTTTCGCCTTCTACAGGAATTCGTCCGTTGCCGGAGGATCGACCGAAGACTGCGAGGCCCTGTTCGTCAGCTACGCGATAAGTGTGGAGCTGTCGGATATCTTCAGCTTTGGTCGATAA